In a single window of the Populus alba chromosome 16, ASM523922v2, whole genome shotgun sequence genome:
- the LOC118052740 gene encoding monodehydroascorbate reductase 4, peroxisomal: protein MGRAFVYVILGGGVAAGYAALEFTKKGVSPGELCIISEETVPPYERPALSKGYLLPEAPARLPSFHTCVGANEERLTPKWYKEHGIELILGTKVKSVDVRRKTLLTAVGETISYKILIIATGARALKLEEFGVSGSDAENVCYLRDLADADRVVDVMQSCASGNAVVIGGGYIGMECAASLVTNRINVTMVFPEVHCMARLFTPKIASYYEGYYNSKGVRFVKGTVLSSFEIDPIGKITAVNLRDGSQLPADMVVVGIGIRPNTSLFEGQLTLEKGGIKVNGRMQTSNTSVYAVGDVAAFPVKLFGETRRLEHVDSARKTAKHAVAAIMEPEKTDEFDYLPFFYSRFFTFSWQFYGDNAGEVVHFGDYSGNTIGAYWISKGHLVGSFLEGGTKEEYEALAKTTRLKPAIDDITDLERQGLGFALTVSKKPLTSPPTDVSDSTLVLERPLFAWHATAGVIMAASIAAFAYWYGKKRRRW, encoded by the exons ATGGGAAGAGCATTTGTGTATGTTATTCTTGGAGGAGGAGTGGCAGCTGGGTATGCAGCTCTTGAATTCACCAAGAAAGGGGTTTCACCTGGAGAACTTTGCATCATCTCTGAAGAAACT GTTCCACCTTACGAGAGACCTGCATTGAGCAAAGGTTATTTACTTCCTGAAG CTCCAGCACGCCTTCCATCGTTTCACACTTGTGTTGGAGCTAATGAGGAAAGGTTGACTCCAAAATGGTATAAGGAACACG gaaTTGAATTGATTCTGGGAACTAAAGTTAAGTCTGTTGATGTGAGGCGCAAGACACTACTAACTGCAGTTGGCGAGACTATAAGCTACAAGATTCTCATTATTGCAACAGGTGCTCGG GCTTTGAAGCTTGAAGAATTTGGAGTAAGTGGATCAGATGCAGAAAATGTTTGTTATTTGCGAGATTTAGCTGATGCAGACAGGGTTGTTGATGTGATGCAATCTTGTGCTTCTGGGAATGCTGTTGTTATTGGTGGTGGCTATATAGGAATGGAGTGTGCTGCCTCTTTGGTGACAAATCGAATTAATGTCACTATGGTTTTCCCGGAAGTACATTGTA TGGCTCGCTTGTTTACACCCAAGATTGCAAGTTATTATGAGGGCTATTACAATTCAAAAGGAGTTCGATTCGTAAAAGGAACTGTCCTGTCATCTTTCGAGATTGACCCCATTGGAAAG ATTACCGCTGTTAATCTTCGAGATGGAAGTCAGCTTCCTGCTGACATGGTTGTAGTGGGCATTGGGATCCGTCCAAACACGAGCCTGTTTGAAGGCCAACTGACTTTGGAGAAAGGTGGGATCAAAGTAAATGGACGAATGCAAACGAGCAACACCTCAGTCTATGCGGTAGGAGATGTTGCTGCATTTCCAGTGAAACTATTTGGTGAAACACGTAGGCTTGAGCATGTTGACTCAGCGCGGAAAACAGCAAAACATGCTGTTGCAGCGATAATGGAGCCTGAGAAAACAGACGAGTTTGATTACCTGCCCTTTTTCTATTCCAGATTCTTCACATTTTCCTGGCAGTTTTATGGGGACAATGCAGGGGAAGTGGTGCATTTTGGGGATTACTCGGGGAATACAATTGGAGCATACTGGATAAGTAAAGGTCACCTTGTTGGATCTTTCCTTGAAGGAGGAACGAAAGAAGAGTATGAAGCTCTAGCCAAGACCACAAGACTTAAGCCAGCAATAGACGACATTACTGACCTGGAAAGGCAGGGTTTGGGCTTTGCGTTGACAGTTAGTAAGAAACCACTAACATCTCCACCTACTGATGTTAGTGATTCTACCCTTGTTCTGGAGAGGCCATTGTTTGCTTGGCATGCAACAGCTGGTGTTATCATGGCGGCATCAATAGCTGCGTTCGCATATTGGTATGGAAAGAAGCGCCGGAGGTGGTGA
- the LOC118052749 gene encoding large ribosomal subunit protein bL12c codes for MATTNPLSTTIPTLSLHSPSSSTTHSPTKHFLLFPRRQLPLSFRSSHVRPVAAVAAPEKIEKLGAEISSLTLEEARTLVDYLQDKLGVSAAAFAPAAAVGVAPGAAADAGAAVVEEKTEFDVVIEEVPSNVRIAVIKSVRALTSLALKEAKELIEGLPKKFKEGVSKDEAEEAKKQLEAAGAKCSVV; via the coding sequence ATGGCAACAACAAACCCCCTCTCTACAACAATCCCAACACTCTCTCTCCACTCCCCATCGTCTTCCACCACACACTCCCCCACCAAACACTTCCTCCTCTTCCCTCGCCGCCAACTCCCCCTCTCTTTCCGCTCCTCCCACGTCCGCCCCGTCGCCGCCGTCGCTGCCCCTGAAAAAATCGAGAAACTCGGTGCAGAAATCTCCTCCTTAACCCTCGAAGAAGCCCGCACCCTCGTCGACTACCTTCAGGACAAGCTCGGGGTTTCGGCTGCTGCATTTGCACCAGCAGCTGCCGTGGGTGTCGCGCCAGGGGCTGCAGCTGATGCGGGAGCAGCAGTGGTAGAGGAGAAGACGGAGTTCGATGTTGTTATTGAGGAAGTGCCCAGTAATGTTAGAATTGCGGTGATTAAATCGGTTAGGGCTTTGACCAGCTTGGCATTGAAGGAGGCCAAGGAATTGATTGAAGGATTGCCTAAGAAGTTTAAAGAAGGGGTTTCTAAAGATGAAGCTGAGGAGGCCAAGAAGCAACTTGAAGCGGCTGGGGCTAAATGTTCTGTTGTTTGA